From [Clostridium] symbiosum, a single genomic window includes:
- a CDS encoding collagen-like protein, with protein sequence MNCNDNCRFGNTNTNSFIQGENQVLRNQGLCPGNFPEPRCGRCCQGPTGPRGCQGPTGPRGCPGPMGPRGCPGERGPRGPQGPQGFQGPTGPTGPTGATGATGNTGVAGPTGPTGATGANGATGGTGPTGPTGATGTAGAAGATGSTGATGTAGAAGATGPTGATGPTGATGTAGAAGATGPTGATGTAGTAGATGPTGATGTAGVAGATGATGPTGATGPTGPTGANGTAGPTGATGATGATGASVTSNSMNATNTTGATIAVILGGTDVPLPNVQVLDGFTVNAANTTFTVPATGTYMVAYRVSTTAALLMSSRVLHNGAALAGSTFAPIASLSTFEATTFAALTAGDTLELQLFGLLGAAVLQGGNGATLTVIRLV encoded by the coding sequence ATGAATTGTAATGATAATTGCAGATTTGGCAATACGAATACAAACTCTTTTATACAGGGCGAAAATCAGGTTTTAAGAAACCAGGGACTTTGCCCGGGAAATTTCCCGGAACCAAGGTGTGGAAGGTGCTGCCAGGGTCCGACCGGTCCCAGAGGCTGTCAGGGTCCGACTGGCCCCAGAGGCTGTCCAGGCCCGATGGGTCCCAGAGGGTGCCCGGGTGAACGGGGACCAAGAGGTCCACAGGGCCCGCAGGGATTCCAGGGTCCAACCGGCCCGACCGGGCCAACAGGAGCCACAGGGGCAACTGGAAATACTGGTGTAGCAGGCCCAACCGGTCCGACAGGAGCGACTGGCGCTAACGGAGCTACGGGAGGTACAGGTCCAACCGGCCCAACAGGGGCAACCGGAACAGCGGGAGCCGCCGGAGCAACCGGCTCAACAGGAGCAACGGGAACAGCAGGAGCGGCCGGAGCAACCGGCCCAACGGGAGCAACCGGCCCGACAGGAGCGACGGGAACAGCAGGAGCGGCCGGAGCAACCGGCCCGACAGGAGCGACAGGAACAGCAGGAACCGCCGGAGCAACCGGCCCAACCGGAGCGACGGGAACAGCGGGAGTGGCCGGAGCAACGGGAGCAACCGGCCCAACGGGAGCAACCGGCCCAACCGGTCCAACTGGAGCTAACGGTACAGCAGGCCCAACCGGGGCAACAGGAGCCACGGGAGCGACCGGAGCATCAGTAACCAGCAACAGTATGAATGCCACTAACACGACGGGAGCAACAATCGCCGTGATTCTGGGCGGTACGGATGTACCGCTGCCGAATGTACAGGTATTAGACGGATTTACCGTGAACGCAGCCAATACGACATTTACCGTACCGGCCACAGGAACCTATATGGTTGCCTACAGAGTTTCCACAACGGCGGCCTTACTGATGTCCTCCCGCGTATTGCACAACGGAGCAGCGTTGGCAGGTTCCACCTTTGCACCGATTGCATCACTCAGCACATTTGAGGCGACGACGTTTGCCGCACTTACAGCAGGCGATACACTGGAACTTCAGCTCTTCGGTTTGCTGGGAGCAGCGGTCCTTCAGGGAGGCAACGGAGCTACACTTACCGTGATAAGGCTAGTTTAA
- a CDS encoding DUF3877 family protein, which yields MTTEFLRQHIFDTIKEWQMKIGSRDESIRLYYPAVSLMNLLRLGDKAGTGDKKPEGEARLGELDGALLIFAQDVEPLLGKIRFSRQGERYCIEVPEKGCAYIANAVPEPEFLKRFLSVITAKDSTLEQIRACFQDFAGMYGLGYMEEDKEGEGAGHVFYFSSAVPEPYIYCVEEDEFGLTYHRFTREDYEDLSVEDAH from the coding sequence TGAAAATCGGGAGCCGTGATGAGAGCATCAGGCTCTATTATCCCGCAGTTTCCCTGATGAATCTGCTGAGGCTTGGGGATAAGGCGGGAACAGGAGATAAGAAGCCTGAGGGTGAAGCCAGGCTTGGTGAACTTGACGGGGCTCTTTTGATTTTTGCTCAGGATGTTGAACCGTTGCTTGGAAAGATACGTTTTTCAAGACAGGGAGAGCGGTACTGCATCGAGGTGCCGGAAAAAGGATGCGCTTATATAGCCAATGCCGTTCCGGAACCGGAATTTTTGAAACGCTTTCTGTCCGTCATTACGGCGAAAGACAGTACACTGGAACAGATACGGGCGTGTTTCCAGGATTTTGCCGGAATGTATGGGCTTGGATATATGGAAGAGGATAAAGAAGGGGAGGGAGCCGGCCATGTGTTTTATTTCAGCAGCGCGGTTCCGGAACCTTATATTTATTGTGTGGAAGAGGACGAATTCGGTTTGACTTACCACCGTTTTACCAGAGAGGACTACGAAGACCTTTCCGTGGAGGACGCTCACTGA